The Alphaproteobacteria bacterium genome includes a window with the following:
- the rimO gene encoding 30S ribosomal protein S12 methylthiotransferase RimO codes for MTAAPRTKAAPAKAAPKIGIVSLGCPKALVDSERILTKLRSQGYEIAPDYAGADAVIVNTCGFLDSARQESLDAIGEAMRENGKVIVTGCLGADSGLIKETHPKVLSVSGPHQYERVVEAVHAAVPPVHDPYLDLVPPQGLRLTPRHYAYLKISEGCNHSCSFCIIPSMRGKLVSRPAGEVMIEAERLALAGVRELLVISQDTSAYGVDIRHAESPWRRRQVRAHMTDLAAALGELGVWVRLHYVYPYPHVDDVIPLMAEGKILPYLDIPFQHASPSVLKAMKRPAHGEKTLGRIAQWRRDVPDMTVRSTFIVGFPGETEADFQMMLDWLDEAQLDRVGCFKFEPVEGAKANDLPGAVPEEVKEERWHRLMAAQQKISAARLKRFVGREMDVLVDHVDVKKGVAVARSKADAPEIDGVVKVKNAKAARAGEFLKVRVDKADAYDLHATAI; via the coding sequence ATGACCGCCGCACCCCGCACCAAAGCCGCGCCCGCCAAGGCCGCCCCGAAAATCGGAATCGTCAGCCTCGGCTGCCCGAAGGCGCTGGTGGATTCCGAACGGATCCTTACCAAGCTGCGCAGCCAAGGCTACGAGATCGCGCCCGATTACGCGGGCGCCGACGCGGTGATCGTAAACACCTGCGGCTTCCTCGACAGCGCGCGCCAGGAATCGCTCGATGCGATCGGCGAGGCGATGCGCGAAAACGGCAAGGTCATCGTTACCGGCTGCCTGGGTGCGGATAGCGGCCTGATCAAGGAAACGCACCCGAAGGTGCTGTCGGTTTCCGGGCCCCATCAATACGAGCGCGTGGTCGAAGCCGTGCACGCGGCCGTCCCCCCGGTCCACGATCCCTATCTCGATCTGGTGCCGCCGCAGGGCTTGCGCCTGACGCCGCGCCATTACGCGTATTTGAAAATCTCCGAAGGCTGCAATCATTCCTGCAGCTTCTGCATCATCCCGTCGATGCGCGGCAAACTCGTCTCGCGACCCGCCGGCGAAGTGATGATCGAAGCCGAACGCCTGGCGCTCGCCGGCGTGCGCGAACTCCTCGTCATCAGCCAGGACACGTCGGCCTATGGCGTGGATATCCGCCACGCCGAAAGCCCGTGGCGCCGCCGCCAGGTGCGCGCGCATATGACCGATCTCGCCGCCGCATTGGGCGAACTCGGCGTGTGGGTGCGGCTCCACTACGTCTATCCCTATCCGCATGTCGACGACGTGATCCCGCTGATGGCGGAAGGCAAAATCCTTCCCTATCTCGATATCCCGTTCCAGCACGCGAGCCCCTCGGTGCTGAAGGCGATGAAGCGCCCCGCGCATGGCGAGAAGACCTTGGGCCGCATCGCCCAATGGCGCCGCGACGTACCCGATATGACCGTGCGCTCCACCTTCATCGTCGGCTTCCCTGGCGAAACCGAAGCCGATTTCCAAATGATGCTCGATTGGCTCGACGAAGCGCAACTCGACCGCGTGGGCTGCTTCAAATTCGAGCCGGTCGAGGGTGCAAAAGCGAACGATCTTCCCGGCGCCGTGCCCGAGGAAGTCAAAGAGGAGCGCTGGCATCGCCTGATGGCCGCCCAGCAGAAAATCTCGGCCGCGCGCTTGAAGCGCTTCGTCGGCCGCGAGATGGACGTGCTGGTCGACCATGTCGACGTCAAGAAGGGCGTGGCGGTCGCACGCTCCAAAGCCGACGCGCCCGAGATCGACGGCGTGGTGAAGGTGAAGAACGCCAAGGCGGCGCGCGCGGGCGAGTTCCTGAAGGTCCGCGTCGACAAAGCCGACGCCTACGATCTGCACGCGACGGCGATCTAA
- a CDS encoding competence/damage-inducible protein A → MTDQAPTACILVIGNEILSGRTKDTNSGWIAERLTAMGIRLRETRVIPDDEAIIVSVLNEVRPKYTYVFTSGGIGPTHDDITAECVSKAFGVPWEVDERARAILRSNYTSDAELTPARLRMATLPRGSELIPNPISKAPGFKIGNVHVMAGVPRILQAMFEGIASSLKGGPILLSHSVVSDVAEGKIGDDLAALQKANADVDIGSYPGQRPDGTFRNAIVIRGADRARLKAVAEAAAALIRKHGGTPTDEPPL, encoded by the coding sequence ATGACAGACCAAGCCCCTACCGCCTGCATTCTGGTGATCGGCAACGAGATCCTCTCGGGCCGCACCAAGGACACCAATTCCGGCTGGATCGCCGAGCGCTTGACCGCCATGGGCATTCGCCTGCGCGAGACGCGGGTGATCCCCGACGACGAAGCGATCATCGTTTCGGTGCTCAACGAGGTGCGGCCCAAATACACCTACGTCTTCACCTCGGGCGGCATCGGGCCGACGCATGACGACATCACCGCCGAATGCGTTTCCAAGGCGTTCGGCGTGCCGTGGGAGGTCGACGAACGCGCGCGCGCCATTTTGCGCAGCAACTACACGTCCGACGCGGAATTGACGCCGGCACGTTTGCGCATGGCGACGCTGCCGCGCGGCAGCGAATTGATCCCGAATCCGATCAGCAAGGCGCCGGGCTTCAAGATCGGCAACGTGCATGTGATGGCGGGCGTGCCGCGCATCTTGCAGGCGATGTTCGAAGGGATCGCGTCGTCGCTGAAGGGCGGGCCGATCCTGCTGTCGCATTCGGTCGTGTCGGACGTGGCGGAAGGGAAGATCGGCGACGATCTCGCCGCCTTGCAGAAGGCGAACGCCGACGTCGATATCGGCTCCTATCCCGGTCAGCGCCCGGACGGCACGTTCCGCAACGCCATCGTCATTCGCGGCGCCGATCGCGCGCGGCTGAAGGCAGTGGCCGAAGCAGCGGCGGCGCTGATCCGCAAACATGGCGGTACGCCCACGGACGAACCGCCGTTATAG
- a CDS encoding YkgJ family cysteine cluster protein: MTDTVLAARYAAADQMSSGHGILAVAEAALAAHRVFDRVWARAFPQVDAVGAIACKAGCGWCCHQHVAILPAEAVAIARAIDGTKLAERFDGLAPAILGKSNAQRKAEKRACAFLIDGACAIYEVRPNRCRATHSRDLDFCKARYELGRSPATKPAKSIPLEPALIGDQVLKGLGQALAAAGLDVTPLELTHAVAALRRDPHLAEDYAKGRNFPAHAQAPDDPQKDTAALA, translated from the coding sequence ATGACCGACACTGTTCTCGCCGCCAGATATGCTGCCGCCGATCAAATGTCGAGCGGTCACGGGATTTTGGCCGTCGCGGAAGCCGCCCTCGCCGCCCATCGGGTGTTCGACCGGGTTTGGGCGCGCGCCTTCCCCCAGGTCGATGCGGTCGGCGCCATCGCCTGCAAGGCCGGCTGCGGCTGGTGCTGCCACCAGCATGTCGCGATCTTGCCGGCCGAGGCGGTCGCCATCGCCCGCGCGATCGACGGCACGAAACTCGCCGAGCGCTTCGACGGGCTCGCCCCCGCGATTTTGGGCAAGTCGAACGCGCAGCGCAAAGCCGAGAAGCGCGCCTGCGCTTTCCTGATCGACGGCGCTTGCGCGATCTACGAGGTGCGGCCCAATCGCTGCCGCGCCACGCATTCGCGCGATCTCGATTTCTGCAAGGCGCGCTACGAGCTCGGCCGCTCGCCCGCGACCAAGCCCGCGAAATCCATTCCGCTGGAGCCCGCCTTGATCGGCGATCAGGTGTTGAAGGGCCTGGGCCAGGCGCTGGCGGCGGCGGGGCTGGACGTCACCCCCCTCGAACTCACCCACGCCGTGGCGGCGTTACGCCGCGATCCCCATTTGGCCGAGGATTACGCCAAGGGCCGCAATTTTCCCGCCCACGCCCAGGCCCCGGACGACCCGCAAAAGGATACCGCAGCCCTGGCGTAA